In a genomic window of Bacteroidales bacterium:
- a CDS encoding tryptophanase: MELPFAEPYKIKMIETIRRSERAEREAWITKAGFNLFNLSSDQVFIDLLTDSGTGAMSDKQWAEIMTGDESYAGSASYFKLKAAVKDIFGFDFFLPTHQGRAAENVLFSVLVKEGDVVPGNSHFDTTKGHIEFRKAHAVDCTIDEAFDTELDHPFKGNVDLEKLENEIKRHPKEKIPFILVTLTCNSSGGQPVSLENLRQVKAMAQKYGIRLLYDSARYAENAYFIKKREPGQQNRAIKDIVADMYSLADGMTMSSKKDGIVNIGGFIALNDSEIHRQASVFNIMFEGFITYGGLAGRDMAALSQGLYEALDFDYLEARVGQVGYLGKLLTKYGIPVQQPYGGHAIFIDANKILPHLPKEQFRAQTLAVELYLEGGVRGVEIGAMMADRDPVSRENRYPALELVRLAIPRRVYTNNHMEYVAASMANVFERRKSITSGMEILYEAPILRHFTVKMKRKDSI, from the coding sequence ATGGAGTTACCTTTTGCCGAACCCTACAAAATTAAAATGATTGAAACGATCAGGCGAAGTGAACGTGCTGAGCGTGAAGCCTGGATTACCAAGGCTGGATTTAATCTTTTCAATTTATCATCTGACCAGGTGTTCATTGACTTGTTAACTGATTCCGGTACAGGTGCAATGAGTGATAAGCAGTGGGCAGAGATTATGACTGGTGATGAGAGTTATGCCGGATCAGCATCTTATTTTAAGCTGAAGGCTGCAGTCAAAGATATATTTGGTTTTGATTTTTTCTTACCAACTCATCAGGGCCGGGCTGCTGAAAATGTCCTTTTTAGTGTTCTGGTCAAGGAAGGAGACGTAGTCCCCGGTAATTCACATTTCGATACTACCAAAGGTCATATTGAGTTCAGGAAGGCACATGCAGTGGATTGTACCATTGATGAAGCTTTTGATACAGAATTGGACCATCCTTTTAAAGGGAATGTTGATCTTGAAAAGCTGGAAAATGAAATAAAAAGACATCCTAAGGAAAAGATTCCCTTCATATTAGTAACCTTAACCTGTAATTCTTCAGGCGGACAACCCGTTTCACTTGAGAACCTGAGGCAAGTGAAGGCTATGGCTCAAAAATATGGAATCAGGTTATTGTATGATTCAGCAAGATATGCTGAAAATGCCTATTTTATTAAGAAAAGGGAGCCAGGCCAGCAGAACAGGGCTATTAAAGATATCGTAGCAGATATGTATAGTCTTGCAGACGGCATGACTATGAGCAGTAAGAAGGATGGTATTGTCAATATCGGAGGCTTTATTGCACTTAACGATAGTGAGATACATCGCCAGGCTTCGGTTTTCAATATTATGTTTGAAGGGTTTATCACCTATGGGGGACTTGCTGGTCGCGATATGGCTGCATTATCCCAGGGTTTGTATGAAGCCTTAGACTTTGATTATCTTGAAGCCAGGGTTGGCCAGGTGGGATATCTTGGGAAACTGCTGACTAAATATGGTATTCCAGTGCAGCAACCTTATGGCGGACATGCAATTTTTATTGATGCAAATAAAATTCTTCCACATTTGCCTAAAGAACAATTCAGGGCACAAACATTAGCTGTTGAATTATATTTGGAAGGAGGTGTCCGGGGTGTTGAAATTGGCGCAATGATGGCTGACAGGGACCCTGTTTCGCGTGAGAATCGATACCCAGCACTTGAATTGGTCAGGTTGGCTATTCCAAGAAGAGTTTATACCAACAATCATATGGAATATGTGGCCGCTTCAATGGCCAATGTTTTCGAACGCAGAAAATCCATCACCTCAGGAATGGAAATTCTTTATGAAGCTCCAATTCTGCGCCATTTTACTGTAAAAATGAAAAGGAAGGATTCCATCTAA
- a CDS encoding TonB-dependent receptor has protein sequence MIQTSSSAINDLGVVRVKPISLALMEVVVKAAKAPLRIRGDTVEYDATTFKVPPGSTVEDLLRRLPGIEVDAEGNIKTQGKDVKRVFVDGKTFFGDDPKSVTKNLGAEAISKVQVYDEKSEQAKLTGVDDGTKEKAMNLELKEEYKKGSFGKITGAVGTDERWAGRGNYNRFNDKNQLSFIGYANNINQTGVNWEDYGEFKGQNAFNDYDNGDFGFSSGGGRYYSFSGDDSPMNQFDGRGFTKNFGGGTNYNYDNKKTKFNASYFYNQTKLNLEQFSSKQTFLGDSSFYNNDTLAKNDFRGNHTFATRFEKEIDSNNIIIVKANFRLSNSNSSMDQSQLYSGAEKVLFNRLSMNNSNDLESWRITSASIFRHRFKKKGRSLAVSAGYNINRSNGSDQLFSLNEFFNAASFKEQIRKLNEKDNDVSQLKSSLLYTEPLSKVWYWETFYNFSLSENGVNRQVLNPSENNIRIDSLSVYYTNNVLYNRLGSSIRYSNKGLNVQVGAAAQQLQLKGNYAIDKDLPFSDTLKRSFNNWTPNLSASYQLPHNMWISTNYNYDVTEPSITDLQSVPNTDNPLYRSEGNPNLKPERSHSVSLNFNYWNPSSFASLGIGSNYNNYDQNIVYNQWVEVIDTIGIRTTTRAENIEGGSSFNMYVWSSFPIIKTKLTIDFNGSVNIGNSPAYVNDVLNETDNKGYNFDFGINLTPSPKLIMNISQGINFNDISYSIRTEQNQKIRNYETYASVKWQFAPKFFLESNFNYAIYRNDKFNFDRDMPIWNGSIRRILGKKNRLEIRLAAFDILNKRVYISQYGTANYISYTSAPTLARYYMLSATYNLRGFEDKLKKNNFW, from the coding sequence TTGATTCAAACATCTTCTTCAGCAATCAATGACCTGGGAGTAGTGAGAGTGAAGCCTATTTCCCTGGCATTGATGGAAGTGGTTGTCAAGGCTGCCAAAGCCCCGCTAAGGATCAGGGGAGATACGGTTGAATATGATGCCACTACTTTTAAAGTTCCACCCGGATCAACAGTGGAAGACTTATTGCGCAGGCTTCCCGGTATTGAAGTGGATGCGGAAGGAAACATCAAAACTCAGGGTAAGGATGTAAAAAGGGTATTTGTGGATGGGAAGACTTTCTTCGGTGACGATCCAAAGAGCGTTACCAAGAACCTCGGTGCGGAAGCCATTTCAAAAGTGCAGGTGTATGATGAAAAGTCGGAGCAGGCGAAGTTAACAGGTGTTGATGATGGCACAAAGGAAAAGGCCATGAACCTTGAACTGAAGGAGGAGTATAAAAAGGGATCCTTTGGAAAGATTACCGGGGCTGTTGGAACGGATGAACGTTGGGCCGGACGTGGGAATTACAATCGTTTCAATGATAAAAACCAGCTTTCATTCATAGGATATGCCAATAATATCAATCAAACCGGGGTGAATTGGGAAGACTATGGTGAGTTTAAAGGCCAGAACGCTTTTAATGATTATGATAACGGGGATTTTGGATTCAGTTCAGGTGGTGGAAGATATTATTCTTTCAGTGGCGATGATTCACCAATGAACCAGTTTGATGGCCGGGGGTTCACAAAGAATTTCGGAGGAGGTACAAATTATAATTATGATAACAAGAAGACGAAGTTTAATGCCAGTTATTTCTATAACCAGACTAAACTGAATCTTGAGCAGTTTTCAAGCAAGCAGACTTTCTTAGGGGATAGCTCTTTTTATAATAATGATACTTTGGCAAAGAACGATTTCAGAGGCAATCATACTTTTGCAACCCGTTTTGAGAAGGAGATTGACTCTAATAATATCATCATTGTAAAAGCTAATTTCCGGCTTAGTAACTCCAATTCTTCAATGGATCAAAGTCAACTCTATTCAGGAGCTGAGAAAGTTCTTTTCAACAGGCTCAGTATGAATAATTCGAATGATCTTGAATCCTGGAGAATAACGAGTGCATCTATATTCCGCCACCGGTTTAAGAAAAAGGGCCGGTCATTGGCTGTGAGTGCAGGATATAATATTAACAGGAGTAACGGTTCAGACCAGCTTTTTTCTTTGAATGAATTCTTCAATGCAGCCTCATTCAAGGAACAAATCAGGAAGTTGAATGAGAAAGACAATGATGTTTCCCAGCTAAAATCAAGCTTATTATATACCGAGCCACTTTCAAAAGTGTGGTACTGGGAGACATTCTATAATTTCAGTTTGAGTGAAAATGGAGTGAACCGACAGGTGCTCAATCCTTCGGAGAATAACATCAGAATTGATAGCCTGAGCGTGTATTATACAAACAACGTGCTATATAATCGTTTGGGTTCCAGTATCCGGTATTCCAATAAAGGGTTAAATGTACAAGTCGGAGCCGCTGCCCAGCAACTGCAGCTAAAAGGTAATTATGCGATTGATAAGGATCTTCCCTTTTCAGATACATTAAAGAGAAGCTTCAATAACTGGACCCCGAATTTATCGGCCAGTTACCAGCTACCTCATAATATGTGGATCAGCACAAATTATAATTATGATGTAACAGAACCATCAATTACCGACCTGCAATCGGTTCCAAATACCGATAATCCTTTATATAGAAGTGAAGGTAACCCAAATTTGAAGCCTGAGAGATCACATTCTGTCAGTTTGAATTTTAATTACTGGAACCCATCATCTTTTGCCAGCCTTGGGATTGGAAGTAATTATAATAATTATGACCAGAACATTGTCTATAACCAATGGGTGGAAGTGATTGATACTATTGGGATCAGGACTACCACGCGGGCCGAGAACATTGAAGGAGGCTCCAGCTTTAACATGTATGTGTGGTCTAGCTTCCCAATCATTAAAACCAAGCTCACAATTGACTTTAACGGATCTGTGAATATTGGGAATTCCCCTGCTTATGTGAATGATGTATTAAATGAAACAGATAACAAAGGATATAATTTCGATTTCGGGATCAACCTAACTCCAAGCCCAAAGTTGATCATGAATATCAGTCAGGGGATCAATTTCAATGACATCTCCTATTCGATTCGCACTGAGCAAAATCAGAAGATCAGGAATTATGAAACTTATGCTTCTGTAAAATGGCAATTTGCACCCAAGTTTTTCCTGGAGAGCAATTTTAATTATGCTATTTACAGGAATGATAAATTTAATTTCGACCGTGATATGCCAATTTGGAATGGATCAATACGTAGAATTCTTGGGAAAAAGAATCGTTTGGAAATACGCCTGGCAGCTTTTGATATACTGAATAAGAGAGTATATATCAGTCAGTATGGTACTGCAAACTATATATCTTATACCAGTGCTCCAACCCTGGCAAGATATTATATGTTAAGTGCCACATACAACCTTAGGGGATTTGAAGATAAATTAAAGAAGAATAATTTTTGGTAG
- a CDS encoding GLPGLI family protein: MRYISFIIGKGQKAISITVAVMMLSFFLPNSTFAQTMEGKIRFLITHNWTKKMAAVDYLSKQQRERITYMWGNRSEWKEFTEMYFKPTQSFYKDSEERAEADDEGYSWRRDEYSIRRDFEKQKTLDMIQLLGKVYIIDDSLRPQPWKILNDIKEVAGHICMNAYWHDTLKQQKVTAWFAMDMPISGGPERFCGLPGMILEIEINDGAMVITADKIEMKSLTTEMDLPKKMKGKRIHEDDYYKVIKKYMDERKAAEEPPFWGIRY, from the coding sequence ATGAGATACATTAGTTTCATCATTGGGAAAGGTCAAAAGGCAATCAGTATAACAGTTGCTGTGATGATGCTTTCATTTTTCCTGCCAAACAGTACTTTTGCCCAGACAATGGAGGGGAAAATCCGTTTTCTGATTACTCACAACTGGACAAAAAAGATGGCTGCAGTTGACTATCTTAGTAAGCAGCAGAGGGAAAGAATCACCTATATGTGGGGTAACAGATCTGAATGGAAGGAATTCACAGAGATGTACTTTAAGCCTACCCAGAGTTTTTACAAGGATTCGGAAGAGAGAGCTGAAGCTGACGATGAAGGTTATTCCTGGAGGCGGGATGAATATTCCATCAGAAGAGATTTTGAGAAGCAAAAGACGTTGGATATGATTCAATTGTTAGGCAAGGTATATATCATTGACGATTCTTTGCGTCCGCAGCCATGGAAAATTCTGAATGATATCAAGGAAGTTGCCGGCCATATTTGTATGAATGCCTATTGGCATGATACGCTTAAACAACAAAAGGTAACTGCCTGGTTTGCCATGGATATGCCCATCAGTGGTGGTCCGGAGCGATTTTGTGGATTGCCCGGGATGATTTTGGAAATAGAAATAAATGACGGTGCCATGGTGATTACCGCGGATAAAATTGAAATGAAGTCATTAACTACAGAGATGGATTTACCAAAGAAGATGAAGGGTAAAAGAATCCATGAGGATGATTATTATAAAGTCATCAAGAAGTACATGGATGAGCGGAAAGCAGCTGAAGAACCACCTTTCTGGGGTATAAGGTATTAA
- a CDS encoding CvpA family protein, translated as MNILDLVLLVPLAYFAWKGFSKGFIITLAMLAGILIGFYAAIHFSEFVADLLRKQFDMKSSNIKPISYLFTFTIVLVLTFLLGQFLTSVVKTTGLGIVNRIAGLLLGVAKGLLIVSALVMVLEKIDPKSYLVTKEQKDESALYKPLASVAPKVFPLLKTYTNKAKEYIMNGDDQNI; from the coding sequence ATGAATATCCTTGACCTGGTATTGCTGGTTCCACTTGCCTATTTTGCCTGGAAAGGCTTTTCCAAAGGGTTTATTATCACTTTAGCCATGCTTGCAGGTATCCTGATTGGGTTTTATGCAGCAATTCATTTTTCTGAATTCGTAGCTGACTTGCTTCGAAAACAATTTGACATGAAAAGCTCAAATATTAAACCGATTTCCTACCTGTTCACTTTTACTATTGTATTGGTGCTTACTTTTCTTCTGGGACAATTTCTCACTTCAGTGGTCAAAACTACAGGTCTCGGAATTGTAAACAGAATAGCAGGATTATTACTGGGAGTTGCTAAAGGTTTGCTGATTGTATCTGCTCTGGTGATGGTTCTGGAAAAGATCGACCCAAAATCCTACCTGGTTACAAAAGAACAGAAAGATGAATCCGCATTGTATAAACCATTAGCTTCTGTTGCACCAAAAGTGTTTCCCCTATTGAAAACCTATACCAACAAGGCAAAAGAATATATAATGAATGGAGATGACCAGAATATCTGA
- a CDS encoding ATP-binding cassette domain-containing protein → MIEGNHITKRFGEKIVLEDVTVHFDQGKTNLIIGQSGMGKTVLLKCLVGLLPFEEGQVLYDKRPFSEMDFSQKKEIRQEIGMLFQGGALFDSLTAEQNVMFPLTMFTKMTHAEKLERANFCLSRVNLENANKLFPSELSGGMKKRVAIARAIALNPRYLFCDEPNSGLDPQTANLIDELISEITKEYNITTVVVTHDMNSVLEIGQKIYFLFNGKLWWEGNKDNILYAANPELNAFVFNSELTKRLRPT, encoded by the coding sequence ATGATAGAAGGGAATCACATCACTAAACGATTTGGTGAAAAAATCGTTCTCGAGGATGTAACAGTCCATTTTGATCAGGGAAAAACCAACCTGATCATCGGGCAGAGCGGCATGGGTAAAACGGTCCTGCTCAAATGCCTCGTCGGGCTTTTGCCTTTCGAGGAAGGACAAGTGTTATATGATAAACGTCCTTTCTCGGAAATGGACTTTAGTCAGAAAAAAGAAATCCGCCAGGAAATTGGCATGTTATTCCAGGGTGGGGCACTGTTTGATTCGCTGACAGCTGAGCAGAATGTTATGTTCCCGCTAACAATGTTTACAAAAATGACACATGCCGAGAAACTGGAAAGAGCTAATTTCTGCCTCTCCAGGGTGAACCTTGAAAATGCCAATAAACTATTCCCTTCAGAACTAAGTGGTGGCATGAAGAAAAGAGTTGCCATAGCACGCGCGATTGCATTGAACCCAAGATACCTTTTTTGTGATGAACCCAATTCCGGATTGGATCCTCAAACGGCAAACCTCATTGATGAACTGATCAGTGAAATCACTAAAGAGTATAATATCACAACAGTGGTTGTTACACACGACATGAATTCTGTACTTGAAATCGGGCAGAAAATATACTTCCTGTTTAATGGAAAACTCTGGTGGGAAGGAAATAAAGACAATATACTTTATGCTGCTAATCCTGAGCTTAATGCATTTGTTTTTAATTCGGAATTAACAAAGAGGCTTCGTCCAACCTGA
- a CDS encoding ABC transporter permease → MKIIYHFGRYLSLLLQVFKQPEKMTVYRRQFMLEVENLGLASAGIVAIISVFMGAVLTIQMAFNIDSPLVPLYTIGFATRQSIVLEFAPTIISLILCGKVGSRISSEIGTMRVTEQIDALEVMGINSASYLILPKIMAAMFIFPFLIMMSMVLGVIGGWAAGTATGSITSYGYIYGIQSFFHMYDIYYALIKTVVFAFIITSVSAYHGYYTKGGALEVGNASTSGVVYSSIAIIFSNLILTQLLLV, encoded by the coding sequence ATGAAGATTATTTACCATTTTGGCCGATACCTTAGTTTGCTTCTCCAGGTTTTCAAACAACCTGAAAAAATGACTGTTTATCGCCGCCAATTCATGCTCGAAGTTGAGAACCTCGGACTGGCTTCAGCAGGAATCGTTGCTATTATTTCAGTTTTTATGGGTGCTGTTCTCACCATTCAGATGGCATTTAACATTGACTCACCCCTGGTACCCCTATATACCATCGGTTTTGCCACCAGGCAAAGTATTGTGCTTGAATTCGCGCCTACGATCATCAGCCTCATCCTTTGCGGAAAAGTGGGTTCCAGGATATCTTCGGAAATAGGAACCATGAGAGTAACGGAACAGATCGATGCCCTTGAAGTAATGGGAATCAACTCTGCATCCTATCTTATCCTTCCCAAGATCATGGCTGCCATGTTCATTTTCCCATTTCTCATTATGATGAGCATGGTTTTAGGTGTAATTGGAGGTTGGGCTGCCGGTACTGCCACCGGATCAATTACATCATACGGATATATTTATGGCATTCAGTCATTCTTTCATATGTATGATATCTATTATGCCCTCATTAAAACAGTTGTATTTGCCTTTATCATAACTTCCGTTTCTGCATACCATGGTTATTATACTAAAGGAGGTGCGCTTGAAGTTGGTAATGCCAGCACTTCAGGCGTGGTTTACAGTAGTATTGCCATTATCTTCTCAAACCTGATCTTAACCCAACTGCTTCTGGTATGA
- a CDS encoding NTP transferase domain-containing protein, with the protein MDKNNYGVIMAGGVGARFWPMSRTMRPKQFIDILGTGETLIQQTFRRLSVVCPPENIFVVTHELYKDLVIEQLPLIIPDHVLCEPVRRNTAPCIAYACHKIAHLNPDARIVVAPSDHIILKEEIFTKTLRDALDAVSVNDWLITLGIMPSRPDTGYGYIQFDETKEFKPHTSVRKVKTFTEKPHHELAVSFLQSGDFLWNSGIFIWSLRSILNAFDKHLAEVNSIFREGDSSYFTPMESDYILQAYTLCKSISIDYGVMEKADNVYVIPSDFGWSDLGTWGSLYEARIKNEDNNAIVGDSVIPVDTKNCIITMPDHKVALIQGLDNYIIVDEKDVLLICRKGDEQNIRNYVDEVRERKGDKYV; encoded by the coding sequence ATGGATAAAAATAATTATGGTGTAATTATGGCCGGAGGGGTCGGTGCCCGATTCTGGCCGATGAGCAGAACCATGCGTCCTAAACAGTTCATTGATATTTTAGGGACAGGAGAAACATTAATACAACAGACTTTCAGACGATTATCAGTTGTTTGTCCTCCGGAGAATATTTTTGTTGTAACACATGAACTTTATAAGGATCTTGTTATTGAACAACTTCCGCTGATTATTCCTGATCATGTGCTGTGTGAACCTGTCAGAAGAAATACTGCACCCTGCATTGCCTATGCTTGTCACAAGATTGCTCATCTTAACCCGGATGCAAGGATTGTAGTTGCTCCTTCTGATCACATCATTTTAAAAGAAGAGATTTTTACAAAAACCCTGAGAGATGCTCTTGATGCTGTAAGTGTCAACGACTGGCTCATTACACTTGGGATTATGCCAAGTCGTCCGGATACCGGGTATGGTTATATTCAGTTTGATGAGACAAAGGAATTCAAGCCCCATACCAGTGTTAGAAAGGTGAAGACTTTCACGGAGAAGCCACATCATGAGCTTGCAGTTTCATTTTTGCAGAGTGGAGATTTTCTATGGAACTCAGGAATTTTTATCTGGTCCCTTCGGAGTATCCTGAATGCATTTGATAAGCACCTTGCGGAGGTAAATTCTATTTTCAGAGAAGGCGACAGTAGTTATTTTACGCCCATGGAATCAGATTACATTTTACAAGCTTATACCTTGTGTAAAAGTATCTCCATCGACTACGGTGTAATGGAGAAAGCAGATAATGTTTATGTTATTCCTTCTGATTTTGGATGGTCCGACCTTGGAACATGGGGATCGTTGTATGAAGCCCGCATAAAAAACGAAGATAATAATGCAATAGTTGGAGATTCTGTGATTCCTGTGGATACAAAGAATTGTATTATAACAATGCCGGATCACAAGGTAGCACTTATTCAGGGCCTGGATAATTACATTATTGTTGACGAAAAGGATGTTTTACTGATTTGCCGAAAAGGTGATGAACAGAATATCAGGAATTATGTGGATGAAGTGCGGGAAAGAAAAGGTGACAAATACGTTTAG
- a CDS encoding S46 family peptidase: MIKKKLLLLLTLCSILMNTRADEGMWLPLFIERLNYVDMQKEGLHLTAEELYSINHNSLKDAIVIFGGGCTGEIVSEQGLLFTNHHCGYGSIQSHSTVEHDYLTDGFWATRLEEELPTPNLAVRFLVSIQDVSKEMLEGIDENMTEQARNEKIRENSRKLEGEATKDNSYDARVGSFFNGNEFYLFLYEVFRDVRLVGAPPSSIGKFGADTDNWMWPRHTGDFSVFRVYASTDNKPAEYAKENVPLKPRKFLPISIKGVKKNDFAMIMGYPGTTDRYATSYTLDWALERNNPAIVKIRTKKLEILREDMNADAAVRIKYASKYAGTANYWKFFIGQNKGLKRLAVADRKRQLEKQFLTWVQANPDKTIIYKDALKSIEKAYEIINTYEMAVRYNSEAIVRGCEIIAYARQFESLAKAMGETDEAKLKSVTEKTGTASKQYFKNYSAPTDQKMLAAMLKLYYEDVPSEFQPAQLKTIFKKYKGNFEKYAEYVFSKSIFTSQEKVDAFLANPSMKQLSKDPAWILQRSFSENAQKIDKLVKPGTDLLATGRRLYVKGLREMLPDQKFYPDANSTMRLTYGKVLDYSPADAVDFNYVTTLKGLIQKEDPTNWEFVVPEKLKKLYEDKDYGNYGENGEMIVAFLTTNDITGGNSGSPVMNGDGELIGIAFDGNWEAMSGNYAFEPELQRTINVDIRYVLFIIEKYAGATNLIKELDIRN; encoded by the coding sequence ATGATAAAGAAAAAACTATTACTGCTTTTGACCCTGTGCTCGATTCTGATGAATACCAGGGCAGATGAAGGAATGTGGCTTCCACTCTTCATTGAACGGCTTAATTATGTTGATATGCAGAAAGAAGGTTTGCACCTTACTGCAGAAGAATTATACAGTATAAATCATAACAGTCTTAAGGATGCCATTGTCATTTTTGGTGGTGGATGTACAGGAGAGATCGTTTCAGAACAGGGATTGTTATTTACGAACCATCATTGCGGTTATGGCTCTATTCAATCGCACAGTACTGTTGAGCACGATTATCTGACTGACGGTTTTTGGGCAACGAGACTCGAAGAAGAGCTTCCCACACCAAATCTGGCTGTGCGTTTCCTGGTTAGTATCCAGGATGTAAGCAAGGAAATGCTTGAAGGGATTGATGAGAACATGACGGAGCAAGCCAGGAATGAAAAAATCAGGGAAAACAGCAGGAAACTGGAAGGAGAAGCTACGAAAGATAATTCCTATGATGCCAGGGTTGGTTCTTTCTTTAATGGTAATGAATTCTATCTTTTCCTTTATGAAGTTTTCAGGGATGTTCGCCTGGTTGGGGCTCCTCCTTCTTCAATTGGCAAATTCGGTGCCGATACCGACAACTGGATGTGGCCGAGACATACCGGTGATTTTTCAGTTTTCAGAGTTTATGCAAGTACTGACAATAAACCGGCTGAATATGCCAAAGAAAACGTCCCTTTAAAACCCCGCAAGTTTTTACCTATTTCTATCAAAGGGGTGAAGAAAAATGATTTTGCTATGATTATGGGATACCCTGGAACCACCGACCGGTATGCTACTTCTTATACCCTTGATTGGGCCCTGGAACGGAACAATCCTGCTATTGTGAAAATCAGGACAAAGAAACTGGAAATCCTGCGGGAAGATATGAATGCTGATGCAGCAGTTCGAATAAAATATGCTTCAAAATATGCAGGAACGGCTAATTACTGGAAGTTTTTCATCGGGCAGAACAAAGGGCTGAAGAGATTAGCAGTAGCTGACAGGAAAAGGCAATTGGAGAAACAATTTCTCACCTGGGTACAAGCAAATCCTGATAAAACAATAATTTATAAAGATGCCCTTAAAAGCATAGAAAAAGCATATGAAATCATCAACACCTATGAAATGGCGGTGAGGTACAATTCGGAAGCGATTGTGAGAGGCTGTGAGATCATAGCTTATGCCAGGCAGTTTGAATCATTAGCCAAAGCCATGGGTGAAACAGATGAGGCAAAACTCAAATCAGTTACAGAAAAAACTGGTACTGCATCCAAGCAATATTTCAAGAATTATAGCGCCCCTACTGATCAGAAAATGCTTGCCGCTATGCTGAAGTTGTATTATGAAGATGTGCCTTCAGAATTTCAACCAGCGCAGCTCAAGACTATTTTCAAAAAGTATAAAGGGAATTTTGAAAAGTACGCTGAATATGTTTTCTCTAAATCCATCTTTACCAGCCAGGAAAAAGTAGATGCTTTCCTCGCCAATCCTTCTATGAAACAGCTCAGTAAAGATCCGGCATGGATATTACAGCGGTCATTTAGTGAAAATGCCCAGAAAATTGACAAACTGGTTAAGCCAGGAACAGATTTATTGGCAACAGGAAGGCGACTCTATGTGAAAGGGTTAAGGGAAATGTTGCCTGATCAGAAGTTCTACCCGGATGCCAATAGTACTATGCGCCTCACTTATGGGAAAGTGTTGGATTACAGTCCGGCTGATGCTGTAGATTTTAATTATGTTACTACCCTGAAAGGATTAATTCAAAAGGAAGATCCAACGAACTGGGAATTTGTAGTTCCTGAAAAACTTAAAAAGCTCTATGAAGATAAAGATTATGGGAACTATGGTGAAAATGGGGAGATGATAGTAGCTTTCCTCACCACCAATGACATCACCGGTGGAAACTCTGGAAGTCCTGTAATGAATGGAGATGGTGAGCTGATTGGAATTGCTTTTGACGGGAACTGGGAAGCTATGAGCGGGAACTATGCTTTTGAACCGGAACTTCAGCGAACCATCAACGTTGATATCAGGTATGTCCTCTTTATTATTGAAAAATATGCAGGGGCTACTAATCTGATCAAGGAGCTGGATATTCGCAATTGA
- a CDS encoding CYTH domain-containing protein encodes MALEIERKFLVDPAKLPQGLDGVIIRQGYMLISQEKSIRIRISGHKAFFTIKGMDRNGVRPEFEYEIPFEDGQDLFDQFTLPGKISKIRYHHIFKKHLWEIDEFLLDNKGLWIAEIELASEDETFDIPDWIVSEVTGDLRFFNTYLSQHPYSTW; translated from the coding sequence ATGGCGTTAGAGATTGAAAGGAAATTTCTGGTTGACCCGGCTAAGCTACCTCAAGGGTTGGATGGAGTGATCATCCGACAGGGTTACATGCTGATTAGCCAGGAAAAGTCCATTCGTATCCGTATCTCCGGACATAAAGCCTTTTTTACTATCAAGGGAATGGATCGAAATGGGGTCAGACCTGAATTTGAATATGAAATCCCATTTGAAGACGGGCAGGATTTGTTTGATCAATTTACGTTACCAGGTAAAATCTCCAAGATTCGGTATCATCACATCTTTAAAAAACACCTTTGGGAGATAGATGAATTTCTTCTCGATAATAAAGGCCTCTGGATTGCAGAAATAGAATTGGCTTCGGAGGATGAAACCTTTGATATCCCTGACTGGATTGTTAGTGAAGTAACCGGTGATTTACGTTTTTTTAACACCTATCTGTCGCAGCACCCCTATTCAACCTGGTAA